A genomic window from Deltaproteobacteria bacterium IMCC39524 includes:
- a CDS encoding glycine betaine ABC transporter substrate-binding protein, producing the protein MSTIRILFNALLFVLLITGLTVSSAQACVGKTLVVGALDNPQQRVLAEMLSVLIGERTGTTVKVVSVAGHAEAHDAMIRAEMDMYVEYTGVGQVIILKEQPIADSDELYKAVKERYNQDLNLVWLKPFGFSDERYAPEGTVAVAAPVVRKDTLKKFPALARLINKLGGSIDDPTMKELETASAAGNSRDVARKFLKEKRFI; encoded by the coding sequence ATGAGCACGATCCGTATCCTTTTTAACGCACTGTTATTTGTCCTGCTCATCACGGGTCTCACCGTCTCTTCTGCACAGGCTTGTGTCGGAAAAACCCTGGTGGTGGGGGCCCTGGATAACCCGCAGCAGCGGGTTCTGGCGGAGATGCTCTCGGTGCTGATCGGCGAGCGGACCGGCACGACCGTCAAGGTGGTCTCGGTTGCAGGGCACGCAGAGGCACACGATGCCATGATCCGGGCTGAAATGGACATGTATGTCGAGTACACGGGGGTGGGGCAGGTGATCATCCTCAAAGAACAACCGATCGCTGATTCTGATGAGCTCTATAAGGCGGTCAAGGAACGTTACAATCAGGATCTGAACCTGGTCTGGCTGAAGCCTTTCGGTTTCTCTGACGAGCGTTATGCGCCGGAAGGGACTGTGGCCGTTGCGGCTCCTGTCGTGCGTAAAGACACCCTGAAGAAATTCCCGGCCTTGGCTCGCTTGATCAATAAACTGGGCGGCTCGATCGATGACCCGACCATGAAAGAGCTGGAAACGGCGAGCGCTGCCGGGAACTCCCGTGATGTGGCACGCAAGTTTCTGAAAGAGAAACGATTCATCTAA
- a CDS encoding DUF362 domain-containing protein, which produces MTGIDRRTFIRQSIRTAVASSAVGCLPALDLLALPAIAADSPPLAVRKGKNIKQLVKETIGALGGIEQFVTPGEVVVIKPNIGWDRTVELAANTHPEVVKTLVELCLDAGAKQVRIFDRTCNDERRCYTQSGIRSAVEGLKSDRVSLEYMDRRAYKELAIKGGKAFDRWEFYMPVIEADRLINVPIAKHHSISKLTLGMKNLMGVIGGNRGRLHHQIAESLADIASVIHTDLTVIDATRILVANGPQGGRTEDVRNTETLIASPDMVAADAFATTLFGLKPEDVSTVVAAAQRGLGVMDLKQVRMV; this is translated from the coding sequence ATGACTGGAATTGATCGCAGAACTTTTATCCGTCAGAGTATTCGAACCGCCGTGGCGTCCTCCGCCGTGGGTTGTCTTCCTGCTCTTGATCTGCTGGCGTTGCCTGCCATTGCTGCCGATTCTCCTCCTCTTGCCGTGCGTAAAGGGAAGAATATTAAGCAGCTGGTTAAAGAGACGATCGGCGCGTTAGGGGGCATTGAACAGTTTGTCACGCCGGGTGAGGTGGTTGTGATCAAGCCCAACATCGGTTGGGATCGCACGGTGGAACTGGCCGCCAACACTCATCCCGAAGTTGTGAAGACGCTGGTGGAACTCTGTCTTGATGCCGGAGCGAAACAGGTCCGCATCTTTGACCGAACCTGTAATGACGAGCGTCGTTGCTATACCCAGAGTGGCATTCGCTCAGCTGTTGAAGGCCTTAAGTCGGATCGTGTCAGCCTCGAATACATGGATCGGCGCGCTTACAAGGAATTGGCGATCAAGGGGGGCAAGGCTTTTGACCGCTGGGAGTTCTATATGCCGGTGATCGAGGCCGACCGCCTGATCAACGTACCGATCGCCAAGCATCATTCGATTTCGAAGCTGACTCTCGGTATGAAGAACCTGATGGGGGTGATCGGCGGCAACCGGGGCCGCTTGCATCATCAGATCGCCGAATCTCTTGCCGATATCGCCTCTGTTATCCATACCGATCTTACGGTGATTGATGCGACCCGGATCCTGGTTGCCAACGGCCCGCAGGGCGGGCGGACCGAGGATGTCCGCAATACCGAGACCTTGATCGCTTCGCCCGACATGGTCGCCGCCGACGCTTTTGCCACCACCTTGTTCGGATTAAAACCGGAAGATGTGTCGACAGTTGTGGCTGCGGCACAAAGAGGTTTGGGTGTCATGGATCTCAAACAGGTTCGCATGGTTTGA
- a CDS encoding 4Fe-4S binding protein — MKNSSWTYARKISQSFCLAVFLWLFLQTEYRGIDQLPYPVSLLFRIDPLAALADFLAPGPFGWQILWPALLILLGTVLFGRFFCGWICPLGSTLDGLGKVIGRGRRTFSPGWRRVKYYLLIGLGTATLFGVQLLGLFDPLAIFLRSLTLAVYPAYNYGLNRVFDFFYEHNVPLLSATVKNSYPFFRDNLMAFHQPIFALGLFTLIIFLTILLLEKVEHRFWCKNLCPLGGLLGLCSRYAILQRTPQKLCADCKSCDSLCRSGAVRSSGHMRSECLLCMDCTGFCPEERVHFGLRTGSDHYVGVDLQRRGVLTAMASGVMMAPAVRIGPVTHEQNPYLIRPPGAVAEDEFLQRCVRCAECMKVCIGRTLQPALLQAGPVGLWTPLVVPRIGYCEYNCTLCGQVCPTGAIAPLKLPEKKKNVIGLAVIKKDRCLPFAKGVECLVCEEHCPTGEKAIVMEEKELLVDGEIRRLKFPRVIDKLCIGCGICETKCPVEGASAVRIINEGESRRKRSELLAGPYG, encoded by the coding sequence TTGAAAAACTCCTCCTGGACATACGCCCGCAAAATCAGTCAGAGCTTCTGCCTGGCGGTTTTTCTATGGCTTTTCCTGCAGACGGAATATCGTGGCATAGATCAACTGCCCTATCCGGTCAGCCTGCTGTTTCGCATTGACCCTCTCGCCGCTTTAGCTGACTTTCTCGCACCCGGGCCCTTCGGCTGGCAGATTCTCTGGCCCGCCCTTCTGATCCTTCTGGGAACAGTTTTGTTCGGCCGGTTTTTCTGTGGCTGGATTTGCCCGCTCGGCAGCACCCTTGATGGTCTCGGCAAGGTCATCGGCCGTGGTCGCCGAACCTTTTCACCCGGCTGGCGACGGGTTAAATACTACCTGCTGATCGGTCTGGGGACCGCGACTCTTTTTGGAGTGCAGCTGCTGGGACTCTTCGATCCTCTCGCCATCTTTCTGCGTTCGCTGACCCTCGCTGTTTATCCTGCATACAATTACGGGCTGAACAGGGTCTTTGATTTTTTCTACGAGCACAATGTGCCGCTGCTCTCGGCCACCGTTAAAAACTCTTATCCTTTCTTCCGTGATAACCTGATGGCTTTTCATCAGCCGATTTTTGCCCTCGGCCTCTTTACCCTGATAATTTTCCTGACCATCCTGTTGTTAGAGAAGGTCGAGCATCGTTTCTGGTGCAAGAACCTTTGCCCGCTTGGAGGCCTGCTTGGTCTTTGTTCCCGCTACGCTATTTTACAACGGACCCCGCAGAAACTTTGTGCTGATTGCAAGTCCTGCGACAGCCTCTGTCGTTCAGGGGCCGTGCGTAGCTCGGGACATATGCGTAGCGAGTGTTTGCTCTGCATGGATTGCACCGGCTTCTGCCCGGAAGAGCGGGTACACTTTGGCTTAAGGACCGGTTCCGATCATTACGTCGGCGTTGATCTGCAGCGTCGGGGTGTCCTCACCGCTATGGCCAGCGGCGTCATGATGGCACCGGCCGTGCGCATCGGTCCGGTCACTCATGAGCAGAACCCTTACCTGATCCGCCCACCGGGAGCCGTTGCCGAGGATGAATTTCTGCAACGCTGCGTACGCTGTGCCGAATGTATGAAAGTCTGTATAGGGCGCACTCTGCAGCCTGCGCTGCTTCAAGCTGGTCCAGTTGGTTTGTGGACGCCCCTGGTGGTGCCTCGCATCGGTTACTGTGAATACAACTGCACGCTTTGCGGACAGGTCTGCCCAACCGGTGCGATCGCACCCTTAAAGCTGCCAGAAAAGAAGAAAAACGTGATCGGCCTGGCCGTTATCAAAAAAGACCGCTGCCTGCCTTTCGCCAAGGGCGTTGAATGCCTGGTTTGTGAGGAGCATTGCCCGACCGGGGAAAAAGCGATCGTCATGGAGGAGAAAGAGCTGTTGGTCGATGGTGAAATACGCCGCCTCAAGTTCCCCAGGGTTATCGATAAACTTTGTATCGGTTGCGGGATCTGCGAAACAAAATGTCCGGTAGAAGGCGCTAGCGCGGTTCGTATTATTAACGAGGGTGAGAGCCGTCGCAAGCGCTCTGAGCTTCTTGCTGGGCCCTATGGCTGA
- a CDS encoding DUF3047 domain-containing protein, translating into MADMPFLLKIILLLLFFPAVSMATDVIELGSFSSSGLSGWSEKSFKGTTEYRIVEEGGEKVLYAKSEKAASGLVFETSFDPQEFPILSWRWKVSDTISKGDSRSKAGDDYAARIYVVFPHWFFLKTKTLNYIWANQLPKNSSQLSVYTSNAMMIAVESGSAKAGEWVTVHRNLLDDYRKAFVEEPTKVGAIAIMTDTDNTGEAAEAWYGDIKVLRK; encoded by the coding sequence ATGGCTGATATGCCTTTCCTGTTGAAAATCATCCTCCTGTTACTTTTTTTCCCCGCCGTTTCGATGGCGACAGATGTCATTGAGCTTGGCAGTTTTTCCAGCTCAGGGCTGTCCGGTTGGTCTGAAAAGAGCTTTAAAGGGACGACGGAGTACCGAATTGTCGAGGAGGGCGGTGAGAAGGTTCTGTACGCCAAAAGTGAGAAGGCGGCCTCAGGCTTGGTCTTTGAAACAAGTTTTGACCCACAGGAGTTTCCGATTTTGAGCTGGCGCTGGAAAGTCAGCGATACGATCAGCAAGGGTGATAGTCGTAGCAAGGCCGGAGATGATTACGCGGCTCGTATTTATGTTGTCTTTCCTCACTGGTTTTTCCTGAAGACAAAAACCCTGAATTATATCTGGGCCAATCAATTACCGAAAAATTCAAGTCAGCTGAGTGTTTATACCAGTAATGCTATGATGATCGCCGTTGAAAGCGGTTCTGCCAAAGCCGGAGAGTGGGTCACCGTCCATCGCAATCTCCTTGATGATTATCGTAAGGCTTTTGTTGAGGAGCCAACGAAGGTCGGTGCGATCGCCATCATGACTGATACGGATAACACCGGGGAAGCAGCTGAGGCCTGGTATGGTGATATAAAAGTCCTCCGTAAATAA
- a CDS encoding MerR family transcriptional regulator yields MSLVKTWYTPESAADKFGIQIGQLQEWVKEGLVRSEREGEKVVRVNIDDVRLEVESMVQRS; encoded by the coding sequence ATGTCATTGGTTAAAACCTGGTACACGCCTGAGTCTGCTGCAGACAAGTTTGGTATTCAGATTGGTCAATTGCAGGAGTGGGTTAAGGAAGGGCTGGTGCGGTCAGAACGGGAAGGCGAGAAGGTCGTCCGCGTAAATATCGATGATGTGCGCCTTGAAGTGGAGTCCATGGTCCAGCGCTCCTGA
- a CDS encoding alanine/ornithine racemase family PLP-dependent enzyme, producing the protein MFAPRLEIDLRKIHHNARTLVERLDKRGISVTGITKATLGSAEIAATLLEAGVKRLGDSRIENIEAMRSALGAAEMTLIRSPMLSQAKRVVMSADVSCNTEIEVIKKLSLEAKKAGRTHGVILMVELGDLREGIMPEDVTDTVRETLSLPNIVFKGIGTNLACRSGVSPDSRNMTMLSDLADSIEATLGLNIDIVSGGNSANLEWALSGAEIGRINDLRLGEAILLGCETLHRQPIDGLYTDSITLCAEVIEAKVKPSKPSGTIAQTAFGEAPPVTDRGLVTQAILAVGQQDIDPSGLQAPTGINVLGASSDHLILESDELKLSVGTEVTFQLNYSALVRAMTSPFIGKVMKPATTVHPSF; encoded by the coding sequence ATGTTCGCACCGCGGCTGGAAATAGACCTCCGCAAAATCCACCATAACGCCCGCACCCTGGTTGAACGACTGGACAAGCGTGGCATCTCGGTCACCGGCATAACCAAGGCGACCCTCGGCTCTGCTGAGATTGCCGCGACATTGCTTGAAGCCGGGGTCAAAAGGCTGGGCGACTCGCGCATCGAAAACATTGAAGCGATGCGGTCTGCACTGGGAGCGGCAGAGATGACCCTGATCCGTTCACCAATGCTGAGTCAGGCGAAACGGGTCGTCATGTCTGCCGATGTCAGTTGCAACACTGAGATCGAGGTCATCAAAAAGCTCTCACTGGAAGCGAAAAAGGCAGGTCGTACCCATGGGGTGATTCTCATGGTTGAGCTGGGTGACCTCCGTGAGGGCATCATGCCGGAAGACGTGACGGACACCGTCCGAGAAACACTTAGCTTGCCGAATATCGTTTTCAAAGGGATCGGTACCAACCTCGCATGCCGTAGTGGAGTATCACCAGACAGTAGGAATATGACCATGCTGTCCGATCTTGCAGACTCTATCGAAGCAACCTTAGGCCTGAACATAGATATTGTATCGGGAGGAAACTCTGCAAACCTGGAGTGGGCATTAAGTGGCGCAGAGATTGGTCGGATTAACGACCTTCGCCTGGGTGAGGCCATCCTGCTTGGCTGCGAAACCCTCCATCGGCAACCGATCGACGGACTGTATACCGATTCTATCACGCTATGTGCCGAAGTAATCGAAGCTAAGGTTAAACCATCAAAGCCATCGGGTACGATCGCACAAACCGCATTCGGGGAGGCTCCACCCGTCACAGATCGGGGCCTGGTCACGCAAGCCATCCTTGCTGTCGGACAGCAGGATATTGATCCGTCCGGCCTGCAGGCACCAACCGGAATCAATGTCTTGGGCGCCAGTAGTGACCACCTCATTCTGGAGTCTGACGAACTCAAGCTATCGGTCGGTACAGAAGTGACATTTCAATTGAACTACAGCGCGCTGGTTCGCGCCATGACCTCCCCCTTTATCGGCAAGGTTATGAAGCCAGCAACGACAGTTCATCCCTCCTTTTGA
- a CDS encoding DUF1611 domain-containing protein: MLVVPPVVSVNTHESTLKFVAKPSAVRSSSLRATDKKTRAATAIIYCEANFGEIDGKTANGLIRRSEKYKILSVIDSEKSGLDTGMILDNKPNAIPICRDLADALSQAGSVPDFFIFGMAPSSGMLSKHERGLVLEAMSHGMNIVNGLHEFLNDDPVFAAACIASKVRILDVRKPRDKKDLHLFSGRIAEVTCPVIAVLGTDCAIGKRTTANIITSTLNEAGIKAVMIGTGQTGLIQGASYGVALDAVPSQFCAGELEATVVEAFENESPDVIIVEGQGALSHPAFSSTSFILRGSCPNGVVLQHAPGRSMRCDFKNMAMPTPASEINLIETFADTKIIGLTINHEQMNDIEVGAAISKYEQELGIPVTDALTRSPKRLLEMVLAAFPELKETSAVSA; encoded by the coding sequence ATGTTAGTCGTCCCGCCCGTTGTGTCCGTGAACACGCATGAATCCACCCTTAAATTTGTTGCAAAACCCTCTGCAGTAAGGTCTTCGTCCCTCCGGGCCACAGATAAAAAAACCCGTGCCGCCACCGCAATTATCTATTGTGAAGCCAATTTTGGTGAGATTGACGGCAAAACCGCCAATGGTCTGATCAGACGCTCGGAAAAGTATAAAATTCTATCGGTTATCGACAGTGAAAAATCTGGCCTTGATACCGGTATGATTCTCGATAACAAGCCGAACGCAATTCCCATCTGTCGCGATCTCGCTGACGCTTTATCACAGGCGGGTTCAGTCCCTGATTTCTTCATCTTCGGTATGGCACCATCGAGCGGCATGCTGTCAAAGCACGAGCGTGGCCTGGTGCTTGAGGCGATGAGCCATGGGATGAATATCGTCAACGGCCTACATGAATTCTTAAACGATGACCCGGTGTTTGCCGCAGCATGTATTGCAAGCAAAGTCAGGATTCTGGACGTTCGCAAACCCCGCGACAAAAAAGATTTACATCTGTTCAGCGGCCGGATCGCCGAAGTCACCTGTCCGGTAATCGCCGTGCTTGGAACCGACTGCGCCATTGGCAAACGCACCACCGCCAACATCATAACCAGTACCCTCAATGAGGCGGGTATCAAAGCAGTGATGATCGGTACCGGTCAAACCGGCTTGATCCAGGGCGCAAGCTACGGTGTCGCGCTCGACGCCGTGCCCTCGCAATTCTGCGCTGGCGAGCTGGAAGCGACCGTCGTTGAAGCCTTCGAGAATGAGAGTCCCGATGTCATCATTGTCGAAGGCCAAGGCGCACTGAGCCATCCCGCTTTCTCTTCCACATCATTTATCCTGCGCGGCAGCTGCCCCAACGGCGTCGTCTTACAGCATGCGCCAGGGCGCAGTATGCGCTGCGACTTTAAAAACATGGCGATGCCAACACCGGCGAGTGAAATCAATCTGATCGAAACCTTCGCAGACACTAAAATCATCGGTCTGACCATCAATCATGAACAGATGAACGATATAGAGGTGGGTGCTGCCATTAGCAAGTATGAACAAGAGCTCGGAATCCCGGTCACAGATGCACTAACCAGGTCTCCTAAGCGGCTCTTGGAAATGGTGCTAGCGGCCTTCCCGGAGCTTAAGGAAACGTCGGCTGTCAGCGCATGA
- a CDS encoding M81 family metallopeptidase, with the protein MRFNVLTAEISHETNSFSLHKTGRQAFMARYALMGAAAVKERGAENTELAGFLDAGRVHDWKVTHVLSAAAGPSGKIRRKAFDWLCEPILASLKKHSFDGLLLGLHGAMGLDFCEDGEGELLRRVRSVVGNEMPIAITLDPHANVSEQMCALVDIIVSFKTYPHIDMRDTGRQAGEILQRTMAGEIKPRIIRVSRPMLEEVNGGRTDVGPMVERIAAARAYEEKEDVFAVSINAGFASADVAEVGPTVLVSAQGDFAAHAAFAETIADDIWNRRFEVLNDYLSVDEAAAIAAAYAPEKGPLVIADYADNPGAGGYGDSTELLRALLDAGVNNACFAPMVDGEVVQDLQTAVVGKPVQLMLGGKTDPDFGGGPLAVEAELVSLSDGLFTGDGPMIHGLHGSFGPSAVIRVGGIEILVVTMPRQILDLQQFKAFGVDPQKKHVVAVKSMQHFRAAFEPIAGQIIVCDSGALCTPRYDQLPYRNVPRPIFPLDT; encoded by the coding sequence ATGCGTTTCAATGTATTGACGGCTGAGATTTCCCATGAAACCAATTCTTTCAGCCTGCACAAAACCGGGAGACAAGCCTTCATGGCCCGTTATGCCCTGATGGGCGCAGCAGCCGTCAAGGAGCGTGGCGCAGAGAATACGGAACTTGCGGGCTTCCTTGATGCCGGTCGTGTGCATGACTGGAAAGTCACTCATGTTCTGAGCGCTGCTGCCGGTCCGAGCGGTAAAATCAGGCGCAAGGCGTTTGACTGGCTCTGTGAGCCGATCCTCGCCAGCTTAAAAAAACATTCATTCGACGGGCTGCTGCTTGGCTTACACGGTGCGATGGGCCTCGATTTCTGCGAAGATGGCGAAGGTGAATTACTCCGTCGTGTCCGCAGTGTCGTGGGCAATGAGATGCCGATCGCTATCACCCTTGATCCCCATGCTAATGTCAGCGAGCAGATGTGCGCGCTGGTGGACATCATTGTTTCGTTCAAAACCTACCCTCACATTGATATGCGTGACACCGGACGCCAGGCTGGAGAGATTCTTCAACGAACGATGGCCGGTGAAATCAAGCCGCGCATTATCCGTGTCAGCCGTCCCATGCTGGAAGAAGTCAATGGTGGCCGCACCGACGTCGGCCCCATGGTTGAGCGCATTGCCGCGGCACGAGCCTATGAAGAGAAGGAAGATGTCTTTGCCGTGAGCATAAATGCGGGCTTTGCCAGCGCCGATGTCGCCGAGGTTGGGCCAACGGTTTTGGTGAGCGCACAAGGGGATTTTGCTGCGCACGCAGCTTTCGCTGAAACGATCGCTGATGATATCTGGAATCGTCGTTTTGAGGTACTTAACGATTATCTCAGTGTTGATGAGGCGGCGGCGATTGCCGCGGCTTACGCCCCCGAAAAGGGGCCTCTGGTTATTGCTGATTACGCAGATAATCCTGGCGCTGGCGGTTATGGCGATTCAACCGAGCTGTTGCGCGCACTGCTCGATGCGGGTGTGAACAATGCCTGTTTTGCTCCCATGGTGGATGGAGAGGTCGTGCAGGACCTACAGACTGCTGTGGTTGGCAAGCCTGTGCAGCTGATGTTGGGTGGTAAGACCGACCCAGATTTCGGTGGTGGCCCACTTGCTGTCGAGGCTGAGCTCGTGTCACTCAGCGACGGGCTTTTTACTGGCGATGGTCCAATGATCCACGGGCTCCACGGCAGTTTCGGCCCCAGTGCCGTCATCCGTGTTGGTGGCATTGAAATATTGGTGGTCACCATGCCCCGACAAATCCTTGATTTGCAGCAATTCAAGGCATTTGGTGTCGATCCGCAGAAAAAACATGTCGTGGCAGTAAAGTCGATGCAACACTTTCGTGCTGCCTTTGAGCCGATTGCGGGACAAATAATAGTTTGTGATAGTGGCGCACTTTGCACCCCACGTTATGATCAACTGCCATATCGTAATGTGCCAAGACCGATTTTCCCCTTAGACACCTAA
- a CDS encoding DUF3750 domain-containing protein: protein MGALLSNCSSGKDWRTASRESAGLAPDPSVSKEAIIHVYGAKAWSWRGWFAIHTWIAAKRTGEATYTVYDVVGWRGQHGEPVLKIAQDIPDRLWFGETPQILKEHKGSDVDKMIDEINKAAHAYPWKTTYSVFPGPNSNTFTAWIAKQVPELELSLPFTAIGSGYVN, encoded by the coding sequence ATGGGGGCCCTGTTGTCGAACTGCTCTTCTGGTAAAGACTGGCGCACTGCGAGTCGCGAATCTGCGGGGCTTGCCCCCGACCCTTCCGTTTCAAAAGAAGCGATTATACATGTTTATGGCGCCAAAGCCTGGAGCTGGCGAGGCTGGTTTGCAATCCACACCTGGATTGCTGCAAAACGGACTGGTGAAGCCACTTACACGGTGTACGATGTTGTCGGTTGGCGTGGTCAGCACGGCGAGCCTGTCTTGAAAATTGCACAGGACATTCCAGACCGACTCTGGTTCGGAGAGACGCCTCAGATTCTCAAAGAACATAAGGGCTCAGACGTTGACAAAATGATAGATGAAATAAATAAGGCCGCACATGCCTATCCATGGAAAACAACCTACAGTGTCTTTCCTGGGCCCAATAGCAACACCTTCACCGCCTGGATTGCCAAACAGGTCCCAGAGCTTGAGCTGAGTCTTCCGTTTACCGCCATCGGTAGTGGTTACGTGAATTAG
- a CDS encoding PilZ domain-containing protein — protein MVEDVVISTEEGSFDLRFSLKNLLLAAREKFQHKKSENLELETKYEINKRLARLLRRDDFRLNLSRDFFVQIGFGRNKRSARLLNISSTGAAIEIFDLGQLPDEDSETKFHLQLPGKEEPSSLHARVIWSGKPENIPVSPTTTMGLQFKDMDEETRAYIWDFIVDAETSDHT, from the coding sequence GTGGTTGAAGATGTCGTCATTTCAACCGAAGAAGGATCCTTTGACCTCCGTTTTTCTTTGAAAAACTTGTTGCTTGCTGCAAGAGAAAAATTTCAACACAAAAAGTCTGAGAATTTAGAGCTTGAAACGAAATACGAGATTAATAAAAGGTTGGCTCGATTGCTGAGAAGAGACGATTTTCGACTAAACCTGTCTCGTGATTTTTTTGTACAGATAGGCTTCGGCAGGAATAAAAGGTCCGCTAGATTATTAAACATAAGCTCCACAGGTGCAGCCATTGAAATTTTCGATCTGGGTCAACTACCTGATGAGGATTCTGAAACAAAATTTCATTTACAATTACCTGGAAAGGAAGAGCCCTCATCTCTTCATGCCAGGGTTATTTGGAGTGGGAAACCAGAAAACATCCCGGTATCTCCAACGACTACCATGGGCTTACAATTCAAGGATATGGATGAGGAGACACGTGCATATATCTGGGATTTTATTGTTGATGCTGAAACCTCAGATCACACATAA
- the hgcB gene encoding mercury methylation ferredoxin HgcB → MTTPRYIKNVASLKLDEERCIGCDLCTVVCPHGVLVMKDSKADIADLNACIECGACAINCPVEALTVKKGVGCASAIINGWLTGEEPNCECGGSC, encoded by the coding sequence ATGACAACTCCGCGCTACATTAAAAATGTTGCCAGCTTGAAGCTTGATGAGGAACGCTGCATCGGTTGTGACCTTTGTACCGTGGTTTGCCCACACGGAGTTCTTGTCATGAAAGACAGTAAGGCAGACATTGCCGACTTGAACGCCTGCATCGAATGTGGCGCCTGCGCCATCAACTGTCCGGTTGAAGCTTTGACTGTTAAAAAAGGAGTGGGCTGTGCCAGCGCGATCATCAACGGTTGGCTGACCGGTGAAGAACCTAATTGCGAGTGTGGTGGCAGCTGCTAG
- a CDS encoding 3-deoxy-7-phosphoheptulonate synthase, with the protein MVQTNNLKVSAVKPLIAPADLKQVLPLSEKAAGFVAASREQIQDVLWNRDPRMMVVVGPCSIHDPKAALEYAELLAKLNEELKDQLLLVMRVYFEKPRTTIGWKGLINDPDLDGSHQISKGLGIARRLMLDITDRGLPVATEMLDPITPQYMADTISWGAIGARTTESQTHREMSSGLSFPVGFKNGTDGNLQIAIDAMGAACHSHSFLGINREGRISIVKTTGNPDVHMVLRGGNDKPNYESADIARVMEKLAKSKIETSIMVDCSHANSYKDHTLQEGVMNDVIEQVAAGNGQIGSLMIESFLEEGNQKMAEKLEDLAYGVSITDKCVNWETTERMLRHAHAKLKECGGRNLPAK; encoded by the coding sequence ATGGTTCAGACCAACAACCTCAAAGTCAGCGCCGTCAAGCCCTTGATTGCTCCGGCAGACCTCAAGCAGGTCTTGCCCCTCTCGGAAAAAGCTGCCGGCTTTGTCGCCGCCTCACGTGAACAGATTCAGGACGTCCTCTGGAATCGTGATCCACGGATGATGGTCGTCGTCGGGCCCTGCTCCATTCACGACCCCAAGGCCGCCCTCGAATATGCAGAACTGCTGGCCAAGCTGAATGAGGAACTCAAAGATCAATTACTGCTGGTCATGCGCGTCTACTTTGAAAAGCCCCGCACCACCATCGGCTGGAAAGGCCTGATCAACGATCCGGACCTTGACGGATCGCACCAGATTTCAAAAGGTCTCGGTATCGCCCGCCGGTTGATGCTCGACATCACCGACAGGGGACTGCCGGTCGCCACGGAGATGCTCGATCCGATCACTCCCCAATATATGGCTGACACGATCAGCTGGGGCGCCATTGGTGCCCGCACCACCGAAAGCCAGACTCACCGTGAAATGTCGAGTGGTCTCTCCTTCCCGGTCGGGTTCAAGAACGGCACCGATGGCAACCTGCAGATTGCTATCGATGCTATGGGCGCGGCATGCCACTCGCACAGTTTTCTCGGCATTAACCGTGAGGGTCGCATCTCCATCGTAAAAACGACCGGCAACCCTGATGTCCACATGGTGCTGCGCGGCGGCAACGATAAGCCCAATTACGAATCCGCTGACATCGCCCGGGTTATGGAAAAGTTGGCGAAGTCGAAGATCGAGACGTCTATCATGGTCGACTGCAGCCACGCCAACTCTTATAAAGACCATACCCTGCAGGAAGGCGTCATGAATGATGTTATTGAGCAGGTTGCGGCCGGCAACGGTCAGATCGGCTCACTGATGATCGAGAGTTTCCTTGAAGAAGGCAACCAGAAGATGGCCGAAAAGCTCGAGGATCTGGCTTATGGTGTTTCAATTACTGACAAGTGCGTCAATTGGGAGACCACGGAACGCATGCTGCGTCACGCTCACGCTAAACTCAAGGAGTGCGGAGGTCGCAACCTGCCCGCAAAGTAA
- a CDS encoding YggT family protein — MQVLWSSLYDIVSLVFQVYIFIVIARALISWVNPDPYNPIVRFLYSATEPVLALMRRYLPLQFSGIDLSPIALLFALTIVEKILLNIIVQFSRGF, encoded by the coding sequence ATGCAAGTTCTCTGGTCTTCGCTCTACGACATCGTCAGCCTGGTGTTCCAGGTTTATATCTTTATCGTCATCGCCCGGGCTCTCATCTCCTGGGTGAACCCCGATCCTTACAACCCGATCGTGCGCTTTCTCTACAGTGCCACCGAGCCGGTGCTTGCTTTGATGAGACGCTATCTGCCGTTGCAGTTCAGTGGTATAGACCTCTCGCCGATTGCCTTGCTGTTTGCGCTGACGATTGTTGAAAAGATACTGCTGAATATCATTGTGCAGTTCAGTCGCGGATTCTGA